Proteins encoded within one genomic window of Bradyrhizobium sp. CB1717:
- the tsaE gene encoding tRNA (adenosine(37)-N6)-threonylcarbamoyltransferase complex ATPase subunit type 1 TsaE produces MTAPTTFSVALHNETATAQLMADLALLVGPGDLITLTGDLGAGKTAAARALIRYLAGDEELEVPSPTFTLVQGYELPPFPVMHADLYRVEDEGELEEIGLSPLPEATLVLIEWPERAPSAMPADRIDIALTHRPALGSNARAADITGFGKGAAQVARLQALREFLDASGYIDATRKRMNGDASTRSYARLIRDDEIVILMNFPQRPDGAALYNGKSYSAAVHLAENVRPFVAIDEGLRAQGISAPAIHHVDLDHGFLISEDFGSEGVIEGDPPRPIAERYEAATDVLAMLHGKALPETLSLDGQTYDIPVFDVEALLIEIGLMPEWYLPDRNAPLSDEKRAEFFAMWRELLKKPLATPRTWIIRDYHSPNLIWLGMRSGIERVGVIDFQDAVLGPHSYDVVSLLQDARIDVPENIELTLLSRYIKARRAHDASFDAAGFAELYAIMSAQRNTRLLGTFARLNRRDGKPHYLRHQPRIWTYLQRSLAHPALSVLREWYLANVPPPQGPPQA; encoded by the coding sequence ATGACCGCGCCAACGACATTCTCCGTCGCGCTTCACAACGAGACGGCCACCGCGCAACTGATGGCCGATCTCGCCCTGCTGGTCGGCCCGGGCGACCTCATCACCCTCACCGGCGATCTCGGCGCCGGCAAGACCGCCGCCGCCCGCGCGCTGATCCGCTACCTCGCCGGCGACGAGGAGCTGGAGGTGCCGAGCCCGACCTTCACGCTGGTGCAGGGCTACGAGCTGCCGCCTTTCCCGGTGATGCATGCCGATCTCTACCGCGTCGAGGACGAGGGCGAGCTCGAGGAGATCGGGCTGTCGCCGCTTCCCGAGGCGACGCTCGTGCTGATCGAATGGCCGGAGCGCGCGCCGTCGGCCATGCCCGCGGATCGCATCGACATCGCCCTGACACATCGGCCGGCGCTGGGCTCGAATGCGCGCGCCGCCGACATCACCGGTTTCGGCAAGGGTGCCGCGCAGGTCGCGCGGCTGCAGGCGCTGCGCGAATTCCTCGATGCATCCGGCTATATCGATGCAACGCGCAAGCGCATGAACGGTGATGCCTCGACCCGCTCTTATGCGCGACTGATCCGCGACGACGAGATCGTCATCCTCATGAACTTCCCGCAGCGCCCCGACGGCGCGGCCCTCTACAACGGAAAGTCCTATAGCGCCGCGGTGCATCTCGCCGAGAACGTGAGGCCGTTCGTCGCCATCGACGAGGGCCTACGCGCGCAAGGCATCTCGGCGCCGGCCATCCACCATGTCGATCTCGACCACGGCTTTCTGATCAGCGAAGATTTCGGCAGCGAGGGCGTGATCGAGGGCGATCCGCCGCGCCCGATCGCCGAGCGCTACGAGGCCGCGACCGACGTGCTGGCGATGCTGCACGGCAAGGCGCTGCCGGAGACGCTGTCGCTGGACGGGCAGACCTACGACATCCCCGTCTTCGACGTCGAGGCGCTTCTGATCGAGATCGGATTGATGCCGGAATGGTATCTGCCCGATCGCAACGCGCCGCTGAGCGACGAGAAGCGCGCGGAATTCTTCGCGATGTGGCGCGAGCTGCTGAAGAAGCCGTTGGCCACGCCGAGGACCTGGATCATCCGCGATTATCACTCACCCAATCTGATCTGGCTCGGGATGCGCAGCGGTATCGAGCGCGTCGGCGTGATCGACTTCCAGGACGCCGTGCTCGGGCCGCACTCCTACGACGTGGTGTCGCTGCTCCAGGACGCCCGCATCGACGTGCCTGAAAACATCGAGCTGACGCTGCTGTCGCGCTACATCAAGGCGCGGCGCGCTCATGACGCGAGCTTCGATGCCGCCGGCTTCGCCGAGCTCTACGCGATCATGTCGGCGCAGCGAAACACGCGTCTGCTCGGCACCTTCGCGCGGCTCAACCGCCGCGACGGCAAGCCGCATTATCTGCGCCACCAGCCGCGGATCTGGACCTATCTCCAGCGCTCGCTGGCGCATCCCGCGCTCAGCGTCTTGCGCGAGTGGTATCTCGCCAACGTGCCGCCACCCCAGGGCCCGCCACAGGCCTGA
- the dut gene encoding dUTP diphosphatase translates to MSTKVTVELQRLAHADGLPLPAYQTAEAAGLDLMAAVPDAEPMTLAPGQYALVPTGLAIALPPGYEAQVRPRSGLAAKHGVTVLNSPGTIDADYRGEIKVILINHGAAPFVITRGERIAQMVIAPVVQAALVPVATLSATDRGAGGFGSTGR, encoded by the coding sequence TTGAGCACGAAGGTCACCGTCGAACTGCAGCGCCTCGCCCATGCCGATGGCCTGCCGCTGCCGGCCTATCAGACCGCGGAGGCCGCCGGCCTCGACCTGATGGCCGCGGTGCCGGACGCCGAGCCGATGACACTCGCGCCCGGCCAATATGCGCTGGTGCCGACGGGGCTCGCGATCGCCCTGCCGCCAGGGTACGAGGCACAGGTGCGGCCGCGCTCGGGGCTTGCCGCCAAGCACGGCGTCACCGTGCTGAACTCGCCTGGAACCATCGACGCCGACTACCGCGGCGAGATCAAGGTGATCCTGATCAATCACGGCGCTGCCCCGTTCGTGATCACGCGCGGCGAGCGCATCGCGCAGATGGTGATCGCGCCCGTGGTGCAGGCCGCGCTGGTCCCGGTGGCGACCTTGTCCGCGACCGATCGCGGCGCCGGCGGCTTCGGCTCGACGGGCCGCTAG
- a CDS encoding PilZ domain-containing protein: MAVKTDQRGNSRVVFERGIPAQMMGIDGTWRRDCTMEDVSESGAKLTIDGSVEGLHLKEFFLLLSSTGLAYRRCELAWVNGDQIGVNFLKVGDRKKKARSASVGA; this comes from the coding sequence ATGGCGGTAAAGACGGATCAGCGCGGCAACAGCCGGGTTGTTTTCGAGCGCGGGATACCGGCCCAGATGATGGGAATCGACGGCACCTGGCGGCGCGACTGCACCATGGAGGACGTCTCCGAGAGCGGCGCCAAGCTGACCATCGACGGTTCGGTCGAAGGCCTGCATCTGAAGGAATTCTTTCTGCTGCTCTCGTCCACGGGACTTGCGTACCGGCGCTGCGAACTGGCCTGGGTCAATGGCGACCAGATCGGCGTCAATTTCCTCAAGGTCGGCGACAGGAAGAAAAAGGCGCGTTCCGCATCCGTCGGGGCGTAA
- the coaBC gene encoding bifunctional phosphopantothenoylcysteine decarboxylase/phosphopantothenate--cysteine ligase CoaBC, with product MASLTIRKLDDAVKTYLRLRSAKNHRSVEEEVRVILRELIEGREEPLTPFSAPPAQSIAPTPQRTGALPEASVTLIIGGGIAAYKSLDLIRRLKERRVEVRCVLTKAAQQFVTPLAVSALSHERVYTDLFDPQSEFDAGHIRLARDCDLIVVAPATADLMAKMANGHADDLASAILLATNRKILLAPAMNPLMWNNVATRRNLAQLQRDGVVLVGPNSGEMAEAGEAGVGRMSEAIEIANAAERLLRPPVPKPLAGKRLLITAGPTHEPIDPVRYIANRSSGKQGFAIAAAAQAAGAEVILVSGPVDLDDPAGVTVKHVESARQMLEQVQAALPADIAIFAAAVADWRVANEGEQKLKKTAAGMPPLQLVENPDILATISKLADKRPPLVIGFAAETEHLIDNAKSKLARKGCDWIVANDVSPATGVMGGDRNTVHLISKNAAKNGEITVDSWPVMTKEQVAIELVAHIARSVTDKSPEPAS from the coding sequence ATGGCAAGCCTGACCATCCGCAAGCTCGACGATGCCGTCAAAACCTATTTGCGGCTGCGCTCGGCCAAGAACCACAGGTCGGTCGAGGAAGAGGTCCGGGTCATCCTGCGGGAGCTGATCGAGGGCCGCGAGGAGCCGCTGACGCCGTTTTCGGCGCCCCCGGCCCAATCCATCGCCCCGACGCCCCAGCGCACCGGCGCGCTCCCCGAGGCCAGCGTCACCCTGATCATCGGCGGCGGGATCGCGGCCTATAAATCGCTCGACCTGATCCGCCGGCTGAAGGAACGACGCGTCGAGGTTCGCTGCGTGCTGACCAAGGCGGCGCAGCAATTCGTCACGCCGCTGGCGGTGAGCGCGCTCTCGCATGAGCGCGTCTACACCGACCTGTTCGACCCCCAGAGCGAGTTCGACGCCGGCCATATTCGCCTCGCGCGCGACTGCGATTTGATCGTGGTGGCGCCGGCGACGGCCGATTTGATGGCGAAGATGGCGAACGGCCATGCCGACGATCTCGCCAGCGCGATCCTGCTCGCGACCAACCGAAAAATCCTGCTGGCGCCGGCGATGAATCCGCTGATGTGGAACAACGTGGCGACGCGGCGCAACCTCGCCCAGCTCCAGCGCGACGGCGTGGTGCTGGTCGGACCGAATTCCGGTGAGATGGCCGAGGCGGGCGAAGCCGGTGTCGGCCGCATGTCGGAAGCGATCGAGATCGCCAATGCCGCCGAGCGACTGCTGCGGCCGCCGGTGCCGAAGCCGCTCGCCGGCAAGCGTCTGCTGATCACCGCTGGGCCCACGCACGAGCCGATCGATCCGGTGCGCTACATTGCCAACCGCTCTTCCGGCAAGCAGGGTTTTGCCATCGCCGCCGCCGCGCAGGCCGCCGGCGCCGAGGTGATCCTGGTGAGCGGCCCGGTCGATCTCGACGACCCCGCCGGCGTCACAGTGAAACACGTGGAATCGGCGCGGCAGATGCTGGAGCAGGTGCAGGCGGCGCTGCCCGCCGACATCGCGATCTTCGCCGCCGCGGTCGCCGACTGGCGCGTCGCCAATGAGGGCGAGCAGAAGCTGAAGAAGACCGCGGCCGGCATGCCGCCGCTACAGCTGGTCGAGAACCCCGACATCCTCGCAACGATCTCGAAGCTCGCCGACAAACGCCCGCCGCTGGTGATCGGCTTTGCCGCCGAGACCGAGCATCTCATCGACAACGCCAAATCAAAACTCGCCCGCAAGGGCTGCGACTGGATCGTCGCCAACGACGTCTCGCCGGCGACCGGCGTGATGGGCGGCGACCGCAACACTGTCCATCTCATCAGCAAGAATGCTGCGAAGAACGGCGAGATCACAGTTGATTCCTGGCCCGTGATGACCAAGGAACAGGTCGCCATCGAACTGGTCGCGCACATCGCCAGAAGCGTGACCGACAAATCCCCGGAGCCGGCATCTTGA
- a CDS encoding nucleotidyltransferase family protein: MSVKPTKAMVLAAGFGLRMRPLTDKMPKPMVPVAGQPLLDHVLDKLGHAGVSEAVVNVHYLPDQIIDHVASRQIPRVTISDERDQVLGTGGGVVKALPLLGDAPFFHVNSDTLWIDGVRSNLTRLAENFDPERMDILLLMAPTATSIGYSGRGDYGMLPDGALRKRKEKEVVPFVYAGAAILSPSIFAGAPQGEFSLTKMFDRANEQERLFGLRLDGVWMHVGTPDAVHAAEEAFLESVA, from the coding sequence ATGTCCGTCAAGCCGACCAAAGCCATGGTGCTCGCCGCAGGGTTCGGCCTGCGCATGCGTCCGTTGACGGACAAGATGCCGAAGCCGATGGTGCCGGTCGCCGGGCAGCCGCTGCTCGACCACGTGCTCGACAAGCTCGGCCATGCCGGCGTGAGCGAGGCGGTGGTCAATGTGCACTATCTGCCGGACCAGATCATCGACCACGTCGCATCGCGTCAGATTCCGCGCGTGACCATCTCGGACGAGCGCGACCAGGTGCTCGGCACCGGCGGCGGCGTGGTCAAGGCGCTGCCGCTGCTCGGCGACGCGCCGTTCTTTCACGTCAACTCCGACACGCTGTGGATCGACGGCGTGCGCTCCAATCTGACCCGCCTTGCCGAAAACTTCGACCCCGAGCGCATGGACATCCTGCTGCTGATGGCGCCGACCGCGACCAGCATCGGCTATAGCGGCCGCGGCGATTACGGCATGCTGCCCGACGGCGCCTTGCGCAAGCGCAAGGAGAAAGAGGTCGTCCCGTTCGTCTATGCCGGAGCGGCGATCCTGTCGCCGTCGATCTTCGCCGGTGCGCCGCAGGGCGAATTCTCGCTGACAAAGATGTTCGACCGCGCCAACGAGCAGGAGCGGCTGTTCGGCCTCCGTCTCGACGGCGTCTGGATGCATGTCGGCACCCCCGATGCGGTGCACGCCGCGGAAGAGGCGTTTTTGGAGAGCGTGGCGTAG
- the addB gene encoding double-strand break repair protein AddB, with translation MRVFSVPISVPFLRTVVTALLDGRLVDGFEARKEPARLADATLYLPTRRAMRVVREIFLDEMKADAVVLPRIVALGDIDEDELAFADEGEQFSGATPLDIPPRLGELERRLTLAQLVAAWAKGPVLAPLVVGGPASTLALAGDLARLIDDMVTRGVDWSALDGLVPDNLDRYWQHSLDFLRIARIAWPAHLAEINRIEPAARRDLLIAAEARRLTAHPHGPVIAAGSTGSMPATAKFLHVVAALPHGAVVLPGLDTDLDDDAWRTIGGVRDSLGKFAEHPASNHPQYAMHALLERFGIKRSDVEILQPPVEGGRDILASESMRPSAKTEVWHDRLKQPDVAAKIAGGMTNLAVVEAPNPEMEALAIAIAMREARHLDKSAALVTPDRALARRVMAALTRWDLAFDDSGGDVLMETSAGVFARLAAEAATKGLEPPTLLAMLKHPLCRLGRAPGAWKAAIEDLELAVLRGTRPPAGTAGLLREFNRFREELAKLWRSEVSVLHKAEPRARLKAEDLDRIQALIDTLQKALAPIESLPPSKPYDFAELAHRHREVMIELSRDEQGIPLAFEDREGLALAGAFDDLLRGGTTSGLMVPLPDYADVFQTAFGDRAVRRRDRPGARLQIYGPLESRLMQADRIIVGGLIEGVWPPAPRIDPWLSRPMRHELGLDLPERRIGLSAHDFAQLLGGDEVILTHSAKAGGAPAVASRFLHRLEAVAGDELWKTAVRAGEKYVQFAGALDQPDEVRPIKQPEPRPPRATRPLKMSVTAIEDWLRDPYTIYAKYILRLDALDPVDMPLSAADRGSAIHDAVGEFTESYATRLPDDPARVLRAIGEKHFAPLMERPEARALWWPRFQRIARWFGEWETVRRDGIEAITAEIRGEIPIRLDNGRTFYLSARADRIERRQGGGYAILDYKTGQPPTGKQVRMGLSPQLTLEAAILREGGFPDIDAGASVSQLVYVRLSGNNPPGEERILELKYKQGDEPQPPDTAATEARAKLEALIRAFEDENQPYTSLNLPMWTNRYGAYDDLARIKEWSAAGGLGIEEW, from the coding sequence ATGCGTGTTTTCAGCGTTCCCATCTCAGTTCCGTTCCTGCGCACGGTCGTCACGGCCCTGCTCGACGGCCGGCTGGTGGACGGCTTCGAGGCCCGCAAGGAACCGGCGCGGCTGGCCGACGCCACGCTGTATCTGCCGACAAGGCGCGCCATGCGCGTCGTCCGCGAGATCTTCCTCGACGAGATGAAGGCGGACGCGGTGGTGCTGCCGCGCATCGTCGCGCTCGGCGACATCGACGAGGACGAGCTCGCCTTCGCAGACGAGGGCGAACAGTTTTCCGGCGCAACGCCGCTCGACATTCCGCCACGACTTGGCGAGCTGGAACGGCGGTTGACGCTGGCACAACTCGTCGCCGCCTGGGCCAAGGGCCCGGTGCTGGCGCCGCTGGTGGTCGGCGGCCCCGCCTCGACGCTTGCTCTCGCCGGCGACCTCGCACGCCTGATCGACGACATGGTCACGCGTGGCGTCGACTGGAGCGCACTCGACGGCCTCGTGCCTGATAACCTCGATCGCTACTGGCAGCACTCGCTCGACTTTTTGCGCATCGCGCGCATCGCCTGGCCCGCTCATCTCGCCGAGATCAACCGGATCGAGCCGGCGGCGCGGCGCGATCTCCTGATCGCGGCGGAAGCAAGGCGCCTGACCGCGCATCCGCATGGGCCGGTGATCGCGGCCGGTTCGACCGGCTCGATGCCGGCCACCGCGAAGTTTCTCCATGTGGTCGCCGCGCTGCCCCATGGCGCGGTGGTGCTGCCGGGCCTCGATACCGATCTCGACGACGACGCCTGGCGCACCATCGGCGGCGTACGCGACTCGCTGGGCAAGTTCGCCGAGCATCCGGCCTCGAACCATCCGCAATATGCGATGCACGCGCTGCTGGAGCGCTTTGGCATCAAGCGCAGCGACGTCGAGATTCTTCAGCCACCGGTGGAAGGCGGCCGTGACATCCTCGCATCGGAATCGATGCGGCCATCTGCCAAGACGGAGGTTTGGCACGACCGGCTGAAGCAGCCGGATGTCGCCGCCAAGATCGCCGGTGGCATGACAAATCTCGCGGTCGTCGAGGCGCCCAATCCCGAAATGGAAGCGCTCGCGATCGCCATTGCGATGCGCGAGGCTCGCCATCTCGACAAATCAGCGGCGCTGGTGACGCCTGACCGCGCCTTGGCGCGGCGGGTGATGGCCGCGCTGACGCGATGGGATCTCGCCTTCGACGATTCCGGCGGCGACGTCCTGATGGAAACCTCAGCCGGCGTCTTTGCGCGGCTCGCGGCGGAGGCCGCGACCAAGGGATTGGAGCCGCCAACGCTGCTGGCGATGCTGAAGCATCCGCTGTGCCGGCTCGGCCGCGCACCCGGCGCATGGAAGGCGGCGATCGAAGATCTCGAGCTCGCGGTCCTGCGCGGCACACGCCCGCCTGCGGGCACGGCCGGTCTCTTGCGCGAGTTCAACCGTTTTCGCGAAGAGCTGGCAAAGCTGTGGCGCAGCGAAGTCTCCGTGCTCCATAAGGCAGAGCCCCGTGCGCGTCTCAAGGCCGAGGATCTCGATCGTATCCAGGCGCTGATCGATACGCTGCAAAAAGCATTGGCGCCGATCGAGAGCCTGCCGCCATCAAAACCATATGACTTCGCCGAGCTCGCGCACCGGCATCGCGAGGTCATGATCGAGCTGTCGCGCGACGAGCAGGGCATCCCGCTCGCCTTCGAGGACCGCGAAGGGCTCGCGCTCGCGGGCGCCTTCGACGATCTCCTGCGCGGCGGCACGACCAGCGGATTGATGGTGCCACTGCCCGACTACGCGGACGTCTTCCAGACCGCCTTCGGCGACCGCGCGGTGCGGCGTCGCGACAGGCCGGGCGCGCGGCTGCAGATCTACGGTCCGCTGGAATCACGCCTGATGCAGGCCGACCGCATCATCGTCGGCGGCCTGATCGAGGGCGTCTGGCCGCCGGCGCCGCGCATCGATCCCTGGCTGAGCCGGCCGATGCGGCACGAGCTTGGTCTCGACCTGCCGGAGCGCCGTATCGGGCTCTCCGCGCACGACTTCGCCCAGCTGCTCGGCGGCGACGAGGTGATCCTCACCCATTCCGCCAAGGCCGGCGGCGCGCCGGCCGTCGCCTCACGCTTCCTGCATCGGCTGGAGGCGGTGGCGGGCGACGAACTCTGGAAGACGGCCGTTCGCGCCGGCGAAAAATACGTGCAGTTCGCAGGCGCGCTGGACCAGCCCGACGAGGTCCGACCGATCAAGCAGCCCGAGCCACGGCCGCCGCGCGCGACGCGGCCGCTCAAGATGTCCGTGACCGCGATCGAGGACTGGCTGCGCGATCCCTACACGATCTACGCCAAGTACATTTTGCGGCTGGATGCGCTCGATCCCGTCGACATGCCGCTGTCGGCCGCCGATCGCGGCTCGGCGATTCACGATGCGGTCGGCGAGTTCACGGAAAGCTATGCGACGCGTCTGCCCGACGATCCCGCGCGCGTGCTGCGCGCAATCGGCGAGAAGCATTTTGCGCCGCTGATGGAACGGCCCGAGGCCCGCGCGCTGTGGTGGCCGCGTTTCCAGCGTATCGCGCGCTGGTTCGGCGAATGGGAGACCGTGCGGCGCGACGGGATCGAGGCGATCACGGCGGAAATCCGTGGCGAGATTCCGATCAGGCTCGATAATGGGCGCACTTTCTATCTCTCCGCCCGCGCCGACCGCATCGAGCGGCGCCAGGGCGGCGGCTACGCCATCCTGGACTACAAGACCGGCCAGCCACCGACCGGCAAGCAGGTGCGCATGGGCCTGTCGCCGCAGCTCACGCTGGAGGCGGCGATCCTGCGCGAGGGCGGCTTCCCGGATATCGACGCCGGAGCATCGGTGAGCCAGCTCGTCTATGTCCGCCTCAGCGGCAACAATCCGCCGGGCGAGGAACGCATCCTCGAGCTCAAATACAAGCAGGGCGACGAGCCGCAGCCGCCGGATACGGCCGCCACTGAGGCGCGGGCCAAGCTGGAAGCACTGATCCGCGCCTTCGAGGACGAGAACCAGCCCTACACCTCGCTGAACCTGCCGATGTGGACCAACCGGTACGGCGCCTATGACGACCTCGCCCGCATCAAGGAATGGTCCGCGGCCGGCGGATTGGGGATCGAGGAATGGTGA
- a CDS encoding PAS domain-containing sensor histidine kinase: protein MSGVIVSMRRTLLSCTSLARNSLLGGALAALLPAAPAEAADLVDTLSILLDFNRQELAVLATALALLGFSVMAAILLMRTRVRTAKNEAQLRARIGELQLQSDRFGALLFAEPQILISWPAGDNRAQISGDIAMVLPRDSSPQRVLAFGTWLPPEPALQMDHAVDALRDRGDGFQLTLTTAHGHTLEAIGRAIGGQAIVRIRELSGLRRDLAETHLRYKALLDETEMLRGFAAAAPWPIWAKGENGALTYANPAYVRATEAASITDAHERKLELLDSADRTAMERGLKDAASFTSRLPIVIGGERRMYDVRAVNVGSGSVGAAIDASEADALSSALVRMAEAHRRTLDQLSSGVAVFDGHRRLAFYNDSYRRLWDLDRNFLDANPDDSSVLDQLRAARKLPEQPDFRAWKAKLHEAYRAVETAKDTWYLPDGRALSVVTTPNPEGGVTYLFDDVTESLELARRFDGMIRVQRETLDSLAEGVAVFGSNGKAQLFNPAFVRMWKLSSDAMRDEPHIQTVEGWCHQLFDDPQVWRQIREAITSIENRADVPIKLERKDGSVLDGMIRPLHDGATMLTFQDITDTENVERALRERNEALEAADQMKVDFVHHVSYELRSPLTTIIGFAHFLSDPSTGPLTPKQAEYLDYVTKSTNALLALTNNILDLATIDAGAMKLELGPVDVSKTIELAAEGIQDRLATDRIRLKVEIAPDVGSFIGDEKRVVQVLYNLLANAVGFSPQDSTVGISARRTERSVVFTVTDSGPGIPADMKDKVFNWFESRSQGSRHRGAGLGLSLVRSFVELHGGKVRVDSIVGRGTVVICDFPTDQAAHRDAAE, encoded by the coding sequence ATGTCAGGCGTGATCGTGTCGATGCGTCGGACGCTGCTGTCGTGCACATCGTTGGCGCGCAACAGCTTGTTGGGCGGCGCTCTCGCAGCGCTGCTGCCGGCTGCGCCGGCTGAGGCCGCCGACCTCGTCGACACACTCTCCATATTGCTGGACTTCAACCGGCAGGAACTCGCGGTGCTCGCCACCGCGCTGGCCTTGCTCGGCTTCTCGGTCATGGCCGCGATCCTGCTGATGCGCACGCGGGTGCGCACGGCGAAGAACGAGGCGCAGCTGCGGGCGCGGATCGGGGAGCTGCAGCTGCAGTCCGACCGCTTCGGCGCGCTGCTGTTCGCCGAGCCGCAGATCCTGATCTCCTGGCCGGCCGGCGACAACCGCGCGCAGATCTCCGGCGACATCGCGATGGTGCTGCCGCGGGATTCCTCACCGCAGCGCGTGCTGGCGTTCGGAACCTGGCTGCCGCCGGAACCCGCGCTGCAGATGGACCACGCCGTCGACGCGCTGCGCGACCGTGGCGACGGGTTCCAGCTGACGCTGACCACCGCGCATGGTCACACGCTGGAAGCCATCGGCCGCGCCATCGGCGGCCAGGCCATCGTCCGGATTCGCGAGCTCTCCGGTCTGCGGCGCGATCTGGCCGAGACCCATCTGCGTTACAAGGCGCTCTTGGACGAGACCGAGATGCTGCGCGGCTTCGCCGCCGCCGCGCCGTGGCCGATCTGGGCCAAGGGCGAGAACGGCGCGCTCACCTATGCCAATCCGGCCTATGTCCGCGCCACCGAGGCGGCCAGCATCACTGATGCCCATGAGCGCAAGCTCGAGCTGCTCGACAGCGCCGACCGCACCGCGATGGAGCGCGGACTGAAGGATGCCGCCAGCTTCACTTCGCGGCTGCCGATCGTGATCGGCGGCGAACGGCGCATGTACGACGTCCGCGCCGTCAATGTCGGCAGCGGCAGCGTCGGCGCCGCCATCGATGCCAGCGAGGCGGATGCGCTGAGCTCGGCCCTGGTGCGGATGGCGGAGGCGCATCGCCGCACGCTCGACCAGCTCTCCTCCGGCGTTGCCGTGTTCGACGGCCATCGGCGCCTTGCCTTCTACAACGATTCCTACCGCCGGCTGTGGGACCTCGACCGCAACTTCCTCGACGCCAATCCCGATGATTCCAGCGTGCTCGACCAGCTTCGCGCCGCGCGCAAGCTGCCGGAGCAGCCGGATTTCCGCGCCTGGAAAGCCAAGCTGCACGAGGCCTATCGCGCGGTCGAGACCGCCAAGGACACCTGGTATCTGCCTGACGGCCGCGCGCTCTCCGTCGTCACCACGCCGAACCCGGAAGGCGGCGTCACCTATCTGTTCGACGACGTCACCGAGAGCCTGGAGCTGGCCCGCCGCTTCGACGGCATGATCCGGGTCCAGCGCGAGACGCTGGACAGCCTCGCCGAGGGTGTCGCCGTGTTCGGCAGCAACGGCAAGGCGCAGCTGTTCAACCCGGCTTTCGTGCGGATGTGGAAGCTGTCGAGCGATGCCATGCGCGACGAGCCGCACATCCAGACCGTCGAAGGCTGGTGCCATCAGCTGTTCGACGATCCGCAGGTCTGGCGGCAGATCCGCGAGGCCATCACCTCGATCGAGAACCGCGCCGACGTGCCGATCAAGCTGGAGCGCAAGGACGGCAGCGTGCTCGACGGCATGATCCGTCCGCTGCATGACGGCGCGACCATGCTGACGTTCCAGGACATCACCGACACCGAGAATGTCGAGCGCGCGCTGCGCGAGCGCAACGAGGCGCTGGAAGCCGCCGACCAGATGAAGGTGGATTTCGTCCACCACGTCTCCTACGAGCTGCGCTCGCCGCTCACCACCATCATCGGCTTCGCGCATTTCCTCAGCGACCCCTCGACCGGGCCGCTGACGCCGAAGCAGGCCGAATATCTCGACTACGTCACCAAATCGACCAACGCACTGCTGGCGCTGACCAACAACATCCTCGATCTCGCCACCATCGACGCCGGCGCGATGAAGCTGGAACTCGGGCCCGTCGACGTCAGCAAGACCATCGAGCTCGCCGCCGAAGGCATCCAGGACCGCCTCGCCACCGACCGCATCCGCCTCAAGGTCGAGATCGCGCCCGATGTCGGCAGCTTCATCGGCGACGAGAAGCGCGTGGTGCAGGTGCTCTATAACCTCCTCGCCAACGCCGTCGGGTTTTCTCCACAGGATTCCACCGTCGGCATCAGCGCGCGGCGCACCGAACGCAGCGTGGTCTTCACTGTGACAGATTCCGGGCCTGGAATACCTGCCGACATGAAGGACAAGGTGTTCAACTGGTTCGAAAGCCGCTCGCAGGGCTCGCGTCACCGCGGAGCCGGGCTCGGCCTGTCGCTGGTGCGCTCCTTTGTCGAGCTGCATGGCGGCAAGGTGCGGGTGGATTCGATCGTCGGCCGGGGCACGGTCGTGATCTGCGACTTCCCGACCGACCAGGCGGCGCATCGCGACGCCGCCGAATGA